In the Camelus bactrianus isolate YW-2024 breed Bactrian camel chromosome 17, ASM4877302v1, whole genome shotgun sequence genome, one interval contains:
- the IL17RD gene encoding interleukin-17 receptor D isoform X1, with protein MAPWLQLCSVFFTVNACLNGSQLAVAAGGSSRARGPDTCGWRGVGPASRNSGLHNITFRYDNCTTYLNPVGKHVVADAQNITISQYACHDQVAVTILWSPGALGIEFLKGFRVILEELKSEGRQCQQLILKDPKQLNSSFKRAGMESQPFLNMKFETDYFVKIVPFPSIKNESNYHPFFFRTRTCDLLLQPDNLACKPFWKPRNLNITQHGSDMQVSFDHAPHTFGFRFFYLHYKLKHEGTFKRKTCKQEQNTETTSCLLQNVSPGDYIIELVDDTNTTRKVMHYALKPAHSPWAGPIRAVAITVPLVVISAFATLFTVMCRKKQQENIYSHLDEESSESSTYTTALPRERLRPRPKVFLCYSSKDGQNHMNVVQCFAYFLQDFCGCEVALDLWEDFSLCRGGQREWVIQKIHESQFIIVVCSKGMKYFVDKKNYKHKGGGRDSGKGELFLVAVSVIAEKLRQAKQSSSAALSKFIAVYFDYSYEGDVPGVLDLSTKYKLMDNLPQLCSHLHSQDRSLQEAGVGPPHPGRVSRRNYFRSKSGRSLYVAICNMHQFIDEEPDWFEKQFVPFHPPPLRYREPVLEKFDSGLVLNDVLCKPGPESDFCLKAEVAVPGAPADPRSEGPQLGSDEDAEAGPVAGATSVLRPLLHTVKAAGPSDMPRDSGIYDSSVPSSELSLPLMEGLSTDQTETSSLTESVSSSSGLGEEDPPALPSKLLASGACKAEPGCCSYTGELHAVAPL; from the exons GGAGTGGGGCCGGCCAGCAGAAACAGCGGGCTGCACAACATCACCTTCAGATATGACA ACTGCACCACTTACTTGAATCCAGTGGGGAAGCACGTGGTCGCCGATGCCCAGAACATCACCATCAGTCAGTATGCTTGCCATGACCAAGTGGCAGTCACCATTCTTTGGTCCCCAGGGGCCCTTG GCATCGAATTCCTAAAAGGATTTCGGGTAATACTGGAGGAGCTGAAGTCGGAGGGAAGACAGTGCCAACAACTGATTCTAAAGGACCCGAAGCAGCTCAACAGTAGCTTCAAAAGAGCT ggAATGGAATCTCAGCCTTTCCTGAATATGAAATTCGAAACGGATTACTTTGTAAAGATTGTCCCTTTTccttccattaaaaatgaaagcaattatCACCCTTTCTTCTTCAGAACCCGCA CCTGTGACCTGCTGTTGCAGCCGGACAACCTGGCCTGTAAACCCT tctGGAAGCCTCGAAACCTCAACATCACCCAGCACGGTTCGGACATGCAGGTGTCCTTCGACCACGCGCCCCACACCTTCGGCTTCCGTTTCTTCTATCTTCATTATAAGCTCAAGCATGAAGGAACCTTTAAGCGAAAAACCTGTAAACAG GAGCAAAATACAGAGACAACAAGCTGCCTCCTTCAAAATGTATCTCCGGGGGATTATATAATTGAG CTGGTGGATGACACTAATACAACAAGAAAAGTGATGCATTATGCCTTAAAACCAG CACACTCCCCGTGGGCCGGGCCCATCAGAGCTGTTGCCATCACTGTGCCCCTGGTCGTCATATCAGCATTTGCAACGCTCTTCACCGTCATGTGCCGCAAGAAGCAACAAG aaaatatatattcacatttaGATGAAGAGAGTTCTGAGTCCTCCACGTACACCACAGCGCTCCCCAGGGAGAGGCTCCGGCCACGGCCCAAGGTCTTTCTCTGCTATTCCAGTAAAGATGGCCAGAATCACATGAACGTTGTCCAGTGTTTTGCCTACTTCCTCCAGGACTTCTGTGGCTGTGAG GTGGCTTTGGACCTGTGGGAAGACTTCAGCCTCtgcagaggagggcagagagaatgGGTCATCCAGAAGATCCACGAGTCCCAGTTCATCATCGTGGTGTGTTCCAAAGGCATGAAATACTTCGTAGACAAGAAGAACTACAAGCACAAAGGAGGTGGCCGAGACTCGGGGAAAGGGGAGCTCTTCCTGGTGGCAGTGTCTGTCATTGCCGAGAAGCTCCGCCAGGCCAAGCAGAGCTCATCCGCGGCACTCAGCAAGTTCATCGCCGTCTATTTTGATTATTCCTACGAGGGAGACGTTCCTGGCGTCCTAGACCTGAGCACCAAGTACAAACTCATGGACAACcttccccagctctgctcccaccTGCACTCCCAGGACCGCAGCCTCcaggaggcgggggtggggcccCCCCACCCGGGCCGCGTCAGCAGGAGGAACTACTTCCGGAGCAAATCAGGCCGCTCGCTGTACGTCGCCATTTGCAATATGCACCAGTTTATCGACGAGGAGCCTGACTGGTTTGAGAAGCAGTTTGTTCCCTTCCATCCTCCTCCGCTCCGCTACCGGGAGCCAGTCCTGGAGAAGTTTGACTCAGGCCTGGTTTTAAATGACGTCCTGTGCAAGCCCGGACCCGAGAGCGACTTCTGCCTCAAGGCCGAGGTTGCCGTCCCCGGGGCGCCAGCCGACCCGCGCTCGGAGGGCCCGCAGTTGGGCTCTGACGAAGACGCCGAGGCCGGGCCCGTAGCGGGCGCCACCTCTGTCCTGCGGCCCCTGCTGCACACAGTGAAAGCTGCCGGCCCCTCAGACATGCCGAGGGACTCGGGCATCTACGACTCGTCCGTGCCCTCGTCAGAGCTGTCCCTGCCTCTCATGGAGGGGCTGTCCACGGACCAAACGGAGACGTCTTCGCTGACGGAGAGCGTATCGTCCTCCTCGGGCCTGG GTGAGGAGGAccctcctgcccttccttccAAGCTCCTTGCCTCTGGGGCATGCAAAGCAGAACCTGGTTGCTGCAGCTACACTGGTGAACTCCACGCTGTTGCCCCTTTGTAA
- the IL17RD gene encoding interleukin-17 receptor D isoform X2: MKENNWPSFISVYQGVGPASRNSGLHNITFRYDNCTTYLNPVGKHVVADAQNITISQYACHDQVAVTILWSPGALGIEFLKGFRVILEELKSEGRQCQQLILKDPKQLNSSFKRAGMESQPFLNMKFETDYFVKIVPFPSIKNESNYHPFFFRTRTCDLLLQPDNLACKPFWKPRNLNITQHGSDMQVSFDHAPHTFGFRFFYLHYKLKHEGTFKRKTCKQEQNTETTSCLLQNVSPGDYIIELVDDTNTTRKVMHYALKPAHSPWAGPIRAVAITVPLVVISAFATLFTVMCRKKQQENIYSHLDEESSESSTYTTALPRERLRPRPKVFLCYSSKDGQNHMNVVQCFAYFLQDFCGCEVALDLWEDFSLCRGGQREWVIQKIHESQFIIVVCSKGMKYFVDKKNYKHKGGGRDSGKGELFLVAVSVIAEKLRQAKQSSSAALSKFIAVYFDYSYEGDVPGVLDLSTKYKLMDNLPQLCSHLHSQDRSLQEAGVGPPHPGRVSRRNYFRSKSGRSLYVAICNMHQFIDEEPDWFEKQFVPFHPPPLRYREPVLEKFDSGLVLNDVLCKPGPESDFCLKAEVAVPGAPADPRSEGPQLGSDEDAEAGPVAGATSVLRPLLHTVKAAGPSDMPRDSGIYDSSVPSSELSLPLMEGLSTDQTETSSLTESVSSSSGLGEEDPPALPSKLLASGACKAEPGCCSYTGELHAVAPL, translated from the exons GGAGTGGGGCCGGCCAGCAGAAACAGCGGGCTGCACAACATCACCTTCAGATATGACA ACTGCACCACTTACTTGAATCCAGTGGGGAAGCACGTGGTCGCCGATGCCCAGAACATCACCATCAGTCAGTATGCTTGCCATGACCAAGTGGCAGTCACCATTCTTTGGTCCCCAGGGGCCCTTG GCATCGAATTCCTAAAAGGATTTCGGGTAATACTGGAGGAGCTGAAGTCGGAGGGAAGACAGTGCCAACAACTGATTCTAAAGGACCCGAAGCAGCTCAACAGTAGCTTCAAAAGAGCT ggAATGGAATCTCAGCCTTTCCTGAATATGAAATTCGAAACGGATTACTTTGTAAAGATTGTCCCTTTTccttccattaaaaatgaaagcaattatCACCCTTTCTTCTTCAGAACCCGCA CCTGTGACCTGCTGTTGCAGCCGGACAACCTGGCCTGTAAACCCT tctGGAAGCCTCGAAACCTCAACATCACCCAGCACGGTTCGGACATGCAGGTGTCCTTCGACCACGCGCCCCACACCTTCGGCTTCCGTTTCTTCTATCTTCATTATAAGCTCAAGCATGAAGGAACCTTTAAGCGAAAAACCTGTAAACAG GAGCAAAATACAGAGACAACAAGCTGCCTCCTTCAAAATGTATCTCCGGGGGATTATATAATTGAG CTGGTGGATGACACTAATACAACAAGAAAAGTGATGCATTATGCCTTAAAACCAG CACACTCCCCGTGGGCCGGGCCCATCAGAGCTGTTGCCATCACTGTGCCCCTGGTCGTCATATCAGCATTTGCAACGCTCTTCACCGTCATGTGCCGCAAGAAGCAACAAG aaaatatatattcacatttaGATGAAGAGAGTTCTGAGTCCTCCACGTACACCACAGCGCTCCCCAGGGAGAGGCTCCGGCCACGGCCCAAGGTCTTTCTCTGCTATTCCAGTAAAGATGGCCAGAATCACATGAACGTTGTCCAGTGTTTTGCCTACTTCCTCCAGGACTTCTGTGGCTGTGAG GTGGCTTTGGACCTGTGGGAAGACTTCAGCCTCtgcagaggagggcagagagaatgGGTCATCCAGAAGATCCACGAGTCCCAGTTCATCATCGTGGTGTGTTCCAAAGGCATGAAATACTTCGTAGACAAGAAGAACTACAAGCACAAAGGAGGTGGCCGAGACTCGGGGAAAGGGGAGCTCTTCCTGGTGGCAGTGTCTGTCATTGCCGAGAAGCTCCGCCAGGCCAAGCAGAGCTCATCCGCGGCACTCAGCAAGTTCATCGCCGTCTATTTTGATTATTCCTACGAGGGAGACGTTCCTGGCGTCCTAGACCTGAGCACCAAGTACAAACTCATGGACAACcttccccagctctgctcccaccTGCACTCCCAGGACCGCAGCCTCcaggaggcgggggtggggcccCCCCACCCGGGCCGCGTCAGCAGGAGGAACTACTTCCGGAGCAAATCAGGCCGCTCGCTGTACGTCGCCATTTGCAATATGCACCAGTTTATCGACGAGGAGCCTGACTGGTTTGAGAAGCAGTTTGTTCCCTTCCATCCTCCTCCGCTCCGCTACCGGGAGCCAGTCCTGGAGAAGTTTGACTCAGGCCTGGTTTTAAATGACGTCCTGTGCAAGCCCGGACCCGAGAGCGACTTCTGCCTCAAGGCCGAGGTTGCCGTCCCCGGGGCGCCAGCCGACCCGCGCTCGGAGGGCCCGCAGTTGGGCTCTGACGAAGACGCCGAGGCCGGGCCCGTAGCGGGCGCCACCTCTGTCCTGCGGCCCCTGCTGCACACAGTGAAAGCTGCCGGCCCCTCAGACATGCCGAGGGACTCGGGCATCTACGACTCGTCCGTGCCCTCGTCAGAGCTGTCCCTGCCTCTCATGGAGGGGCTGTCCACGGACCAAACGGAGACGTCTTCGCTGACGGAGAGCGTATCGTCCTCCTCGGGCCTGG GTGAGGAGGAccctcctgcccttccttccAAGCTCCTTGCCTCTGGGGCATGCAAAGCAGAACCTGGTTGCTGCAGCTACACTGGTGAACTCCACGCTGTTGCCCCTTTGTAA